In the genome of Pusillimonas sp. T7-7, the window CCAGGCCATGGCCCACTGCTTCGTGCAGCAAAATGCCGGGCCAGCCCGAACCGAGCACTACTGTCATCTGGCCAGCCGGCGCAGGTTTGGCGTCTAGGTTGGTCAGTGCTTCATGTGTGGCGCGCTGTACATAGCTACGCAGAACATCGTCGGTAAAGTAAGCCAGCCCGCTACGTCCGCCGCCACCGCCGTGCCCCATTTCGCGGCGCCCATTGCGCTCGGCGATTACGGTCAAGGACAAACGCACCAAGGGGCGGACATCGGCGGCCAGGCGCCCATCGCTGCCTGCCACCAGCACCACATCGTACTCGGCGCCCAGGCCAGCCATGACCTGGATGATATGGGGATCAGAGGCGCGGGCCATGGCCTCGACCCTTTCCAGCAAGGCGACCTTTTCTGGCGCCGACAAGGTATTGACCGGATCTATGGCCGGGTACAGATTGTGCGTAAACGGCGGATGGCCGCTGATGACTTTCTGGCGGCCCGCGCCCCGGCGCGCAATGCTGCGTACAGCCTGTGCCGAAGAAAGCAAAGCGCCGGCCGACAAGGTGTCAGAATAAGCGAAAGCGGTTTTCTCGCCGCTGATGGCTCGCACGCCCACACCCTGCTCTATGGAAAAACTTCCGGTTTTGACTATGCCTTCTTCCAGGCTCCAGCCTTCGCTGCGCGTATATTGAAAATACAGATCGGCGTAGTCGACCTTGTGGGTAAAAATTTCACCCAGGGCACGGGCCATGTCGGCTTCGTCCAAACCCCAAGGGTCAAGCAAAACCGACTTGGCAGTGGCCAGTGCGTTAATGGCGGAATCCGCAGGTTTCATAAATATGGCAAGTCCGTTACTGTGTTTACATCGTACGATGTTTGAGGGCGGGCAAAGACGCCCGTACATCGGCAATTCGATTCAGGTCGACCGTGCCCAGGGCAACACCCGGCTCCCGGTCAACCAAAGCGAGTACTTCGCCCCATGGATCAATTAGAACAGAATGCCCCCATGTGCGCCGGCCATTTTCATGCTTGCCGCCTTGTGCCGGCGCAAGGACATAACACTGGTTCTCGATGGCCCGGGCGCGCAGCAATATATCCCAATGCGCCGACCCGGTTGTGTAGGTAAAGGCGGAAGGAATCACGATCAGGTCGACTGGGCCCATAGCCCGAAAAAATTCCGGAAACCTTAAGTCGTAACAAATGGCAAGCCCCACGCGGGCAAAAGGGGTGGTCAAGATTTGGGGCGGGTTCTGGCCCGGCCTGATGGTTATGGACTCGTCGTAGGACTCCTGCCCTTTCTTGAAACCAAACAGATGCACTTTATCGTAGCGGGCCACCTGCTTTCCGGCCGGGTCGTAAACCAGACTGGTATTGAATATACGCTGGGGGTCGTCATTATCCAACGGAAGAGACCCCCCCACCAGCCATATTGAGTGATGACGCGCCTGTTCGGCAAGAAACGCCTGGATCGGCCCCGCCCCCAGGGCCTCCTTGATGGCCAGTTTGTCGGTATCTTTGCGCCCCAGAATGCAGAAATACTCGGGCAGCGCTACCAACTGTGCGCCCGCCTGGGCCGCCTGGGCGATAAGATCGGCCGCCTGGCGCAGATTATCTTCGAGCCGGGTGGACGACACCATTTGAATAGCTGCTATTTTAAAGCCATTATCAGTATTCTTCATATATTCACTGTACTGTCGTGATATTCATTGACATATATTACGGATGTTTCACACAATCATTCTCAGGCATAATACATGGCCTTAATCACCTATAATATTTATTATAGGTATTTTGCATTAATCAACGGCATTAGCAGCGGCCGGTACAAACTAACCACAGGAAACTTGATGACACGCGAAACGTACTCTGTGCTTAAACAAAAAATCGAAAAAGAAATACAAAAACTGCAAAAACAGGCCCAGGCATTACAAGCCAAACAACGCGGCCCCGTCCTGACTTCCATCGTCCGATCCATGCGCGAATACGATATCACGCCAGACGATATCGCCGCCGCATACAACAAGAAAGCCGGCGGCGCCCGTACCAGCACCAGCGCACGCACCGCCAAGAAAACAACGACAACGGTAAAGCGTACTGTACCGGCCAAGTACCTTCATCCTGAAACCAAAGAAACCTGGACGGGCCGAGGCAAAGCGCCCCGCTGGATCACCAACGCCGAAGCCGAAGGCAAAAGCCGCAACGATTTTCTGATTGCAAAATAAACCAGCAGGCCCCATGCCTGCCAAGCATGGCTTTTGTTGAACTGGCGCCAGCCTGCCCGAAGCTTGCCGGCCTAGCGCTGCCTTTCATACTGCACTTCGCGCACTTGCCCATTGTTGCCTGGGAAGCGGTCGAATACCGCCTGAGCAAGATAAGGCATAACCTGCAGCAGATTATTATTCGAACTTAGATTCACAGCACTGGATCTATATACTTCGGCATTATTTTTCTGATTATCGTTAATGACAATGGTCAAGGTATTGTTATAAACATCGACCGGAAAATTGGATACTGACGGCGCCATATAAATGCCGCCCCAGCCCCAACCGTGAAAGCCGCCGTAATATCCGCCAAACGCCGGGCCCATCCAGCCATCGTTCAGATACGGATCGTTATAACGCTGCACCCAGGTTTGAGTTACCGGATTATCGTAAGTAATATGCAAATCGAAACGTGCCGGGCCGGACTGAGCCTCAACCAGGCCAGTAGGGCCTATGTTCGCTCTGACCATGTCGGCCACGGCCTGGAATTCCAGGTTGTTTTCCTGAACGGGAGTACGGGCGATACGGTAAGTTTCACCCTGAGCATTACCCGGCCATTGCTGAAAGCTGGTTACCCGGGCCGACAAAGTCGACGCGCAGCCTGCCAGCAAAAAGACGCAACCCAAGACCAGACAACGCGATAACTGCTTCTGGTACTGACAAATTTTGTGCCACATACTTACCCCTGATTTGGTAGCGAGCGATTATCTTGCCAAAGCATCAAAAAAATGCTGACAAGATTACTTCTATCAGACCACAACACCCGGGCGAAGGTTGCATATTTGATGTAAAAACCGCAACACGACGCAAACACTACAATAGCCGTGTCCACCTATTATTTTCTATTGCCATGCGCACCGATACCGCCCCGACTATTTTACGTCATGATTATCAGCCTTACCCCTACCGCCTGACACAGGTATTTCTGGATTTCGAGCTTGATCCGGCACAAACCCGTGTGCATGCGCAGCTGCAGTTTGAGCAGACCAGTGCGACGCTGCAGCCGTTGGTATTGAATGGGCAGAATCTGCAACTTGAGTCGCTCTTCTTGAACGACCGCCAGCTAACGCCAGAGCAATATCAACTGCAAGACGACACGCTGGTCATTCATCCTGATACCAGCACGTTCGCACTGCGTATTACCAGCCTGTGCCATCCCCAGCAGAACTCAAGCCTGATGGGCTTATACGTATCGGGCGGCAAACTCTTTACCCAATGCGAAGCTGAAGGGTTCAGGCGCATTACCTGGTTTCCCGACCGCCCCGACGTCATGGCCCGCTACCGTGTGCGCATGCGTGCCAACAAACAGCTATATCCATTGCTGCTGTCCAATGGCAACCTGATCGAGCAGCACGACCTGCCCGACGGCCTGCACGAAGCCACCTGGGAAGATCCACACCCCAAACCCAGCTATCTGTTCGCGTTGGTAGCCGGCAACTTCGACTGCCGCGAGCAAACCATACAGACACGCAGCGGCCGCGGCGCCCTACTGCAGGTATTCAGCGACGCCGGCACCCGAAACAAGACTGAATGGGCCCTGGACTGCCTGCACCGCTCGGTCAAGTGGGATGAAAACCGTTTTGGCCTGGAACTGGATCTGGACCGCTTCATGATCGTGGCCGCCCACGATTTCAATATGGGCGCCATGGAAAACAAGGGCTTGAATGTATTCAACGCGGCTTACGTCCTGGCCGACGCCGATACCGCCACAGACTCTGCCTACCGCGCCATAGAGGCCGTCATCGGGCATGAGTATTTTCACAACTGGACGGGCAACCGCGTGACTTGCCGCGACTGGTTCCAGCTATCGCTCAAAGAAGGCCTGACGGTTTTCCGTGATCAGGAATTTTCAGCCGACATGCTGGCGCAAGGCCTGGACGGGGCCGAGGCCAACAGCGCCCGGGCGGTCAAGCGCATCGACGACGTCAGCACTCTGCGCCTGGCACAGTTCCCCGAAGACGCCGGACCCATGGCTCACCCCATACGCCCCGAAAGCTACCAGGAAATCGGCAACTTCTATACCGCTACGATCTACGAGAAAGGCGCCGAAGTCATACGCATGCAGCATACCTTGCTGGGCGAGGAAGGCTTCCAGGCCGGGCTGGCCGAGTATTTCAAACGCCACGATGGCGCAGCGGTGACCTGCGACGATTTCGTCAGTGCCATGGAATCAGTCTATGCCAGGCGGAATCCCGGCAAGAACTTCGATGTATTCCGTCGCTGGTACTCACAGGCAGGCACGCCACGCGTGCAGGTCAGCTTATCGTACAAGGCTGAAGACAAAACATGCACAGTGACTTTACGCCAGCATAATCCACCCGTAGGTATAGAAAAGCTCAACAATCCTCCACAACCCAAACCGCCCCTGCATATCCCGTTTGCACTAGGCCTGCTTGGGCAAAATGGCCAGGCACTGGCCATTACCCACGAAGACAAAGTACTCAACACCGTTGTGCTTGAGCTGTGCCAGGAAGAGCAGAGCTGGACCTTCACCCATATTCCCGAATCACCCGTGCCTTCGCTGCTACGGCATTTTTCAGCCCCAGTCATTGTTGAATTCGACCATAGCGATGCCGACCTGGCCTTGCTGGCACGACACGACAGCGACCCTTTCGCCCGCTGGGAAGCCGTCCAAACATTAGCCAGCCGGCAGTTGCTTGCCCTGGTCCAGGCGTTCTCCCTGAATGCCACGCCCAAAATCGACCCGCACTTCGTTGCCACTTGGCGCAGCCTGATGGACGACACGACCCTTACTGCCGCCTACAAGGCCAGGGTGCTGAGCCTGCCCAGCCAACGCGAATTGCTGGAAAAAACCTCGCCCATGAATCCGCTCGGCGTAGTGCAGGCCAGCCGCTACCTGCGGGCCGAGCTGGGCAAAGCTCTGGCCGGGCAGTGGCTGGCCACCTACCAGGCAGCCAGCGATACCGATCAACCCTACCAGCCCGATCCCTTGTCGTCCGGCCAACGCGCCCTGAAGAATCTCGCGCTGAACTACCTGATGGCTGCGCAACACCCGCAGGCTGAACAGTGGGCGCTTGCGCAGTACTATGATGCGCGCAACATGACAGACCGCATGGGCGGGCTGTCGGCCTTGATCCACTATTCCACTTCCACAGAATGCGCCCAGGCGCTGGATCATTTCTACGAGCAATGGCAGCAAGACGCCCTGGTCATAGACAAATGGTTCACGCTGCAGGCTATCGCGCCCACGACTTCAGTTGAAAAGGTACGCGCCCTGATGGTGCATCCGGCGTTTTCCATGCGCAATCCCAATCGCGCTCGCGCCCTGATCTTCCAGTTTTGCCTGAACAATCTACAGGGCGTGCATAGCCCCGAAGGCTATGCCTTCTGGGCCGAGCAAGTGCTAGCGCTGGATCAGACCAATCCTGAAATCGCCGCCCGCCTGGCACGCGCATTCGACAACTGGGCACGCTTTGGCCAGCCGCAACGCGATGCCCTGCGCAAAGCCCTGGAACATATCCGGCAACAGCCCAAGCT includes:
- the tldD gene encoding metalloprotease TldD → MKPADSAINALATAKSVLLDPWGLDEADMARALGEIFTHKVDYADLYFQYTRSEGWSLEEGIVKTGSFSIEQGVGVRAISGEKTAFAYSDTLSAGALLSSAQAVRSIARRGAGRQKVISGHPPFTHNLYPAIDPVNTLSAPEKVALLERVEAMARASDPHIIQVMAGLGAEYDVVLVAGSDGRLAADVRPLVRLSLTVIAERNGRREMGHGGGGGRSGLAYFTDDVLRSYVQRATHEALTNLDAKPAPAGQMTVVLGSGWPGILLHEAVGHGLEGDFNRKGSSVFSGRIGERVASKGVTVIDDGTLADRRGSLNIDDEGNATQRNVLIEDGILRGYMQDSMNARLMKMPVTGNGRRESYAHLPMPRMTNTYMLAGQTPPEEIIASVKKGLYAVNFGGGQVDITSGKFVFSTSEAYLIENGKVTCPVKGATLIGNGPDAMNQVSLIGNDLQLDSGVGTCGKEGQSVPVGVGMPTVRMDGLTVGGTA
- a CDS encoding carbon-nitrogen hydrolase family protein; amino-acid sequence: MKNTDNGFKIAAIQMVSSTRLEDNLRQAADLIAQAAQAGAQLVALPEYFCILGRKDTDKLAIKEALGAGPIQAFLAEQARHHSIWLVGGSLPLDNDDPQRIFNTSLVYDPAGKQVARYDKVHLFGFKKGQESYDESITIRPGQNPPQILTTPFARVGLAICYDLRFPEFFRAMGPVDLIVIPSAFTYTTGSAHWDILLRARAIENQCYVLAPAQGGKHENGRRTWGHSVLIDPWGEVLALVDREPGVALGTVDLNRIADVRASLPALKHRTM
- a CDS encoding H-NS family nucleoid-associated regulatory protein translates to MTRETYSVLKQKIEKEIQKLQKQAQALQAKQRGPVLTSIVRSMREYDITPDDIAAAYNKKAGGARTSTSARTAKKTTTTVKRTVPAKYLHPETKETWTGRGKAPRWITNAEAEGKSRNDFLIAK
- a CDS encoding DUF4136 domain-containing protein, with the translated sequence MWHKICQYQKQLSRCLVLGCVFLLAGCASTLSARVTSFQQWPGNAQGETYRIARTPVQENNLEFQAVADMVRANIGPTGLVEAQSGPARFDLHITYDNPVTQTWVQRYNDPYLNDGWMGPAFGGYYGGFHGWGWGGIYMAPSVSNFPVDVYNNTLTIVINDNQKNNAEVYRSSAVNLSSNNNLLQVMPYLAQAVFDRFPGNNGQVREVQYERQR
- the pepN gene encoding aminopeptidase N codes for the protein MRTDTAPTILRHDYQPYPYRLTQVFLDFELDPAQTRVHAQLQFEQTSATLQPLVLNGQNLQLESLFLNDRQLTPEQYQLQDDTLVIHPDTSTFALRITSLCHPQQNSSLMGLYVSGGKLFTQCEAEGFRRITWFPDRPDVMARYRVRMRANKQLYPLLLSNGNLIEQHDLPDGLHEATWEDPHPKPSYLFALVAGNFDCREQTIQTRSGRGALLQVFSDAGTRNKTEWALDCLHRSVKWDENRFGLELDLDRFMIVAAHDFNMGAMENKGLNVFNAAYVLADADTATDSAYRAIEAVIGHEYFHNWTGNRVTCRDWFQLSLKEGLTVFRDQEFSADMLAQGLDGAEANSARAVKRIDDVSTLRLAQFPEDAGPMAHPIRPESYQEIGNFYTATIYEKGAEVIRMQHTLLGEEGFQAGLAEYFKRHDGAAVTCDDFVSAMESVYARRNPGKNFDVFRRWYSQAGTPRVQVSLSYKAEDKTCTVTLRQHNPPVGIEKLNNPPQPKPPLHIPFALGLLGQNGQALAITHEDKVLNTVVLELCQEEQSWTFTHIPESPVPSLLRHFSAPVIVEFDHSDADLALLARHDSDPFARWEAVQTLASRQLLALVQAFSLNATPKIDPHFVATWRSLMDDTTLTAAYKARVLSLPSQRELLEKTSPMNPLGVVQASRYLRAELGKALAGQWLATYQAASDTDQPYQPDPLSSGQRALKNLALNYLMAAQHPQAEQWALAQYYDARNMTDRMGGLSALIHYSTSTECAQALDHFYEQWQQDALVIDKWFTLQAIAPTTSVEKVRALMVHPAFSMRNPNRARALIFQFCLNNLQGVHSPEGYAFWAEQVLALDQTNPEIAARLARAFDNWARFGQPQRDALRKALEHIRQQPKLSPNVSEIISKALNI